One Defluviitoga tunisiensis genomic window carries:
- the yihA gene encoding ribosome biogenesis GTP-binding protein YihA/YsxC — MRITNAKLIKTVYEAKDLPPLDKKEIAFAGRSNVGKSSFLNTVLGINAAKVSSSPGKTRSINYYLVNDIYYFVDLPGYGFAKVSKQEKERWSILLEAYFNQRLNLNMVFLLLDHRHLPQDLDYVMIEWLRDLGIPFIIILTKVDKLKTSERKRMLEQIKKSLSVYGDYIYIPFSSKTKEGLKEVLDLFSKIFGESSYNSDIVN, encoded by the coding sequence ATGAGAATCACCAATGCTAAATTAATAAAAACAGTATATGAAGCTAAAGACCTTCCACCCTTAGATAAAAAGGAAATTGCATTCGCAGGAAGATCAAACGTTGGAAAATCTAGCTTTTTAAATACAGTATTAGGAATAAATGCTGCAAAAGTTAGCTCATCTCCAGGTAAAACTCGTTCTATCAATTATTATTTAGTAAACGACATATACTACTTTGTAGACCTACCTGGATATGGTTTTGCAAAGGTTTCAAAACAGGAAAAAGAACGATGGAGCATACTACTTGAAGCATATTTCAATCAAAGGCTAAATCTAAATATGGTATTCTTACTATTAGATCATAGACATTTACCTCAAGATTTAGATTATGTAATGATTGAATGGCTTAGAGATTTAGGAATACCTTTCATTATTATTTTAACAAAAGTTGACAAACTAAAAACATCCGAAAGAAAAAGAATGCTCGAACAAATAAAAAAAAGCCTGTCTGTCTACGGCGATTATATATATATACCTTTCTCATCAAAAACAAAAGAAGGACTAAAAGAAGTTTTAGACCTTTTTTCAAAAATTTTTGGAGAAAGCTCATATAATTCAGATATTGTCAATTGA
- a CDS encoding purine-nucleoside phosphorylase, with amino-acid sequence MNIEEYVRKVREAAKYIRDKIDKKPNIAIILGSGLGKIADNLKNAISIPYSEIPNFPRSTAPGHKGELLIGELQNKTVMLMNGRFHYYEGYSMKEVTFPIRVMQEMGIEYLIVTNAAGTLNPDFQVGIPCIITDQINFFGDNPLMGPNYDEWGPRFPDMTEVYTKSLVNEAFKAAKKLNIPIYSGVYLGLSGPTFETPAEMRMMRNFGADLVGMSTVPEAIVARHAGIKLLGISAITDKAVPEQLQEVSAEEVLRVAEETGGKIADIIMEVIKSL; translated from the coding sequence ATGAACATTGAAGAATATGTAAGAAAGGTTCGAGAAGCTGCTAAGTATATTCGAGATAAAATAGATAAGAAACCAAATATTGCTATTATCTTAGGTTCGGGTTTAGGCAAAATTGCAGATAACTTAAAAAATGCGATTTCTATTCCGTATTCTGAGATTCCAAATTTTCCTCGTTCAACTGCTCCTGGACATAAAGGTGAACTCTTAATTGGAGAATTACAGAATAAAACAGTTATGTTAATGAACGGAAGATTTCATTATTATGAAGGATATTCTATGAAAGAGGTTACATTTCCAATTAGAGTAATGCAGGAAATGGGGATTGAATATTTGATAGTTACTAACGCTGCGGGCACTCTTAACCCTGATTTTCAAGTGGGCATACCTTGCATAATAACTGATCAGATTAACTTCTTTGGAGACAATCCATTAATGGGTCCGAATTATGATGAATGGGGTCCGAGATTTCCAGATATGACAGAAGTATATACAAAGTCCTTAGTTAATGAAGCATTTAAAGCCGCAAAAAAATTGAACATTCCAATTTATTCAGGAGTTTACTTGGGATTAAGTGGTCCAACATTTGAGACACCCGCTGAAATGAGGATGATGAGAAACTTTGGTGCAGATTTAGTAGGGATGTCAACTGTTCCAGAGGCTATTGTTGCTAGACATGCAGGGATAAAACTCTTGGGTATTTCCGCAATTACTGATAAAGCTGTACCAGAACAACTACAAGAAGTTAGTGCAGAAGAAGTATTAAGGGTTGCAGAAGAAACTGGAGGAAAAATTGCAGATATTATCATGGAAGTAATAAAATCTTTGTGA
- a CDS encoding adenylosuccinate synthase has translation MEKMAIVGAQWGDEGKGKVVNYFSDNYEWIVRFSGGANAGHTIYYQNKKYVNHMLPSIKPNSDAKGFLGAGMVLDLDKLVDELNILENDFPGISSRFYIDLETFLVLPWHKEEDEIIESMRRNPIGTTKRGIGPAYTDKVSREGIKLYYLFDEKLLEDRLENIYYLKQNYYGNKLKSTKEEVFNYLINARRKLEKLNVNYASAIEMGKVFRSTSVLFEGAQGVLLDLDFGTYPFVTSSSCMAHGVSSVGFSTFELDNVYGVLKAYTTRVGEGPFPTEIFGDEAEVLRQKGGEYGATTGRPRRIGWLDLPALRYAKIRSGLTGLVITKADVLNGIEKIKVCTKYSIKEEIKDIPSSSYDFFVAKPIYEELDGWSDTNDINFLKFISFIEEKTEIDIDYISYGPKTEEMCTKNSLILNINK, from the coding sequence ATGGAAAAGATGGCTATTGTTGGTGCTCAATGGGGAGATGAAGGAAAAGGGAAGGTTGTCAACTACTTTTCTGATAATTATGAGTGGATCGTACGATTTTCTGGGGGAGCAAACGCAGGACATACAATCTACTATCAGAATAAAAAATATGTCAATCATATGCTACCCTCAATAAAGCCTAATTCTGACGCAAAAGGTTTTTTAGGTGCTGGAATGGTATTAGATCTAGATAAACTTGTTGACGAGCTTAATATCCTAGAAAATGATTTTCCGGGTATTTCCTCCCGATTTTATATAGATCTAGAAACATTTCTAGTTCTCCCATGGCACAAAGAAGAAGATGAAATTATAGAATCAATGAGAAGAAACCCAATAGGAACAACAAAAAGAGGGATAGGCCCAGCATATACTGACAAAGTATCAAGAGAAGGTATAAAACTATATTATTTATTTGATGAAAAATTACTTGAAGACAGACTAGAAAATATATATTACTTAAAACAAAATTACTATGGAAACAAACTAAAAAGCACCAAAGAAGAAGTTTTTAATTATTTAATCAATGCCAGAAGAAAACTAGAAAAACTCAACGTTAATTATGCTAGTGCAATAGAAATGGGAAAAGTTTTTAGAAGTACATCTGTATTATTTGAGGGTGCACAAGGAGTTTTATTAGACCTCGATTTTGGAACCTATCCGTTTGTGACTTCCTCCTCATGTATGGCTCATGGAGTTTCATCAGTTGGATTCTCTACCTTTGAGCTTGATAATGTTTATGGAGTGTTAAAAGCATATACCACCCGAGTAGGAGAAGGTCCATTCCCAACCGAGATCTTTGGCGATGAAGCTGAAGTTCTAAGACAAAAAGGTGGAGAATACGGAGCAACCACAGGAAGACCTCGAAGAATAGGTTGGCTTGACTTACCAGCATTAAGATACGCCAAAATTAGATCTGGATTGACTGGTTTAGTAATTACAAAAGCAGACGTTCTTAATGGAATTGAAAAAATAAAGGTGTGTACTAAATATTCAATAAAAGAAGAAATCAAAGATATTCCGTCTTCCTCTTATGATTTTTTTGTTGCAAAACCTATTTACGAAGAACTTGATGGCTGGTCAGATACTAATGATATTAATTTTCTAAAATTTATATCTTTTATTGAAGAAAAAACTGAAATCGATATTGACTACATCTCATATGGTCCAAAAACTGAAGAAATGTGTACTAAAAATAGTCTTATCTTAAACATAAACAAATAA
- a CDS encoding 23S rRNA (pseudouridine(1915)-N(3))-methyltransferase RlmH, translating to MTRIILVGPLKTNYIINGTKQYLKWIGKYEKVQLIQLPLSGDLNKIPEKDYKDKDFEKIQKYLPDSYNIVLDENGDSLTSVEFANLYDNIKSTCGRKYINFIIGGPLGHSQKIFEYSNKTLSLSKLTFTHEFATLILLEQLFRINKILNNERYHY from the coding sequence ATGACAAGAATAATACTAGTAGGACCTCTAAAAACTAACTATATAATAAATGGTACTAAACAATATTTAAAATGGATCGGTAAATATGAAAAGGTTCAACTCATTCAACTTCCATTATCTGGAGATTTAAACAAAATACCCGAAAAAGACTATAAAGATAAAGATTTCGAGAAGATCCAAAAATACCTACCTGATTCATATAATATTGTCTTAGACGAAAATGGAGATAGCTTAACCTCTGTAGAATTTGCAAATCTATATGACAATATAAAAAGCACTTGTGGGAGAAAGTATATCAATTTTATAATCGGTGGACCTTTAGGTCATTCTCAAAAAATTTTTGAATATTCAAACAAAACACTATCTCTATCAAAACTAACTTTTACTCACGAATTTGCGACATTAATCTTATTAGAACAGCTCTTTAGAATTAACAAAATACTAAATAACGAAAGATATCACTATTAA
- a CDS encoding FtsW/RodA/SpoVE family cell cycle protein produces the protein MAFFKTALFEGKNERIKGIEFFLIISYICLLIIGYFAIKSAVLNSSLEGIEKQQLMWMIIGISGFFLTIFIPERLIKITAPILFYFSFFLLILVLFMPPISGSRRWIRVGPVGFQPSELFKLFLLIYFSYILSEKDLKTFYFASFITLISSVLLYKEPDFSTTVIVLTTWFVLVFISGKFEKLWQYTLGLGIISAPIIFMNMKEYQKGRILGFLFPEQYTLTYFYNTDQAIKAIGSGGWFGKGYMNGYMNLSGSVPESETDFILSVIGEEFGFIGISFIILLYAIIIWRLYVGYKKSNDLFWKYYYVGSSFLIFFHVFQNIGMNLGLLPVTGIPLPLISYGGTSILTFSLILGLATKGLMIEKQITG, from the coding sequence ATGGCATTTTTTAAAACTGCCTTATTCGAAGGAAAAAATGAAAGAATCAAAGGCATTGAATTCTTTTTGATTATAAGTTACATTTGTTTGCTGATTATTGGATACTTTGCCATAAAAAGTGCTGTTTTAAATAGTTCTTTAGAAGGAATAGAAAAACAACAACTAATGTGGATGATAATTGGAATTAGTGGTTTTTTTCTGACAATTTTCATTCCTGAAAGATTAATAAAAATAACCGCACCAATATTATTTTATTTTTCATTCTTTTTGCTAATATTAGTACTTTTCATGCCTCCAATTAGTGGTTCTAGAAGATGGATTAGAGTTGGACCTGTTGGATTTCAACCATCTGAACTGTTCAAATTATTTTTACTCATATATTTCAGTTATATTTTATCAGAAAAAGACCTAAAAACTTTTTATTTTGCCTCTTTTATTACACTAATCTCCAGTGTTTTGTTGTACAAAGAACCAGATTTTAGTACTACAGTTATAGTACTTACTACATGGTTTGTTCTTGTTTTCATCTCTGGAAAATTTGAAAAATTGTGGCAATATACATTAGGACTTGGTATAATAAGCGCACCAATAATCTTCATGAATATGAAAGAATATCAAAAAGGTAGAATTCTTGGATTTCTATTTCCCGAACAATACACATTAACATATTTTTATAATACAGATCAAGCAATAAAAGCCATTGGATCAGGTGGATGGTTTGGTAAAGGTTACATGAATGGATACATGAACCTAAGTGGTTCAGTTCCTGAAAGTGAAACTGACTTTATACTATCGGTTATTGGAGAAGAATTTGGGTTTATAGGGATATCTTTTATAATATTATTGTATGCCATAATAATTTGGAGACTTTACGTTGGCTATAAAAAAAGCAACGATCTTTTTTGGAAATACTATTATGTAGGATCCTCTTTTCTCATCTTTTTTCATGTTTTTCAGAATATAGGAATGAATTTAGGATTGCTACCCGTTACTGGAATCCCTTTGCCTTTAATTTCGTATGGTGGAACCTCTATTTTAACTTTTTCGTTAATCTTGGGTTTAGCTACAAAAGGATTAATGATTGAAAAGCAAATAACGGGGTGA
- the fliF gene encoding flagellar basal-body MS-ring/collar protein FliF — protein sequence MEQFLVKIKEWWNKQEKERKIIYIVSIVAVIVLIIVFSMIASKKKYTFLIGGLDQASSGNIIQKLEEMEIIYKVDSAGNIYVADQNVAELRMKLASQGIIGFNVQGYELLREQGFGATSYDKQVNYQIALEGELTKSISSLQGIKAARVHLVIPPRTYYQVGDNPEPSASILLILNPGVTITSDQVKAIINLVSGSVQGLKPQNVKVVDNYSRDLSSQVMIGEGIESANSKFKLKTEVENYYSKKLESSLQSVFGLGNVVVVSEIDLNWEKIEQEERKVEPVVEEEGIILSQQTRTEQSGNRSTVSGVPGVDSNIPPYTYQTPQDSGDYYSKSDIITNYDVNEIYRKTVEDKQGQISNKSFTVFIDFSSIGIENSEDLKAQIRKSVSTASGTPEANISILDVPFNRESEILRAQIENELLQKRKRIANITILIISLIVLVVLVIIVNRIVKSRKAAKLIEERKKQLELQAEEVMKETGRVPAELTPEQQMIKEIGELVDSKPEEVADIIKIWLRSQ from the coding sequence ATGGAGCAATTTCTAGTTAAAATTAAGGAATGGTGGAATAAACAAGAAAAAGAAAGAAAAATAATTTATATAGTTTCTATTGTGGCTGTTATTGTTTTGATAATTGTTTTTTCAATGATCGCATCAAAGAAAAAATACACATTTTTGATAGGTGGACTGGATCAAGCAAGTTCAGGAAATATTATTCAAAAACTCGAAGAAATGGAAATTATATATAAGGTAGATAGTGCGGGTAATATATATGTTGCAGATCAGAATGTTGCTGAATTACGAATGAAATTGGCCTCCCAAGGTATTATAGGTTTTAACGTTCAGGGGTACGAACTTTTACGAGAGCAAGGTTTTGGAGCAACTAGCTATGATAAACAAGTTAATTATCAAATTGCTTTAGAAGGTGAGCTCACTAAAAGTATTTCTTCTCTGCAGGGTATTAAAGCTGCTCGAGTTCATTTGGTTATTCCACCGAGAACTTATTACCAAGTTGGCGATAATCCTGAGCCTTCTGCATCTATTCTTTTAATATTAAATCCAGGAGTAACAATAACTTCTGATCAGGTTAAGGCTATTATTAATCTAGTTTCTGGTTCAGTTCAGGGTTTAAAACCTCAAAACGTGAAAGTTGTAGATAATTATTCTAGAGATCTTAGCTCTCAAGTTATGATTGGTGAGGGAATTGAAAGTGCTAATTCAAAGTTTAAATTAAAAACCGAAGTAGAAAACTATTATTCTAAAAAACTTGAAAGTAGTTTACAATCAGTTTTTGGCTTGGGAAATGTAGTCGTTGTTTCAGAGATAGATCTTAATTGGGAAAAAATTGAGCAGGAAGAACGAAAGGTGGAACCTGTTGTAGAAGAAGAGGGCATTATTTTAAGTCAACAAACCCGTACTGAGCAAAGTGGGAATCGTTCTACTGTAAGTGGTGTTCCTGGCGTTGATTCAAATATTCCACCCTATACTTATCAAACACCTCAAGATTCTGGAGACTATTATAGTAAATCAGACATCATTACAAATTATGACGTGAATGAAATATATAGAAAAACTGTTGAAGACAAACAAGGTCAGATTTCTAATAAAAGTTTTACAGTTTTCATTGATTTTTCTAGTATAGGAATAGAAAATTCTGAAGATTTGAAAGCTCAAATAAGAAAAAGTGTTTCAACAGCTTCAGGTACACCTGAAGCTAATATATCTATTCTAGACGTACCTTTTAATAGGGAAAGTGAGATTCTAAGAGCTCAAATTGAAAATGAGCTGCTACAAAAGAGGAAAAGAATTGCAAACATTACTATTTTAATAATATCTTTGATAGTTTTAGTAGTATTAGTTATTATTGTTAATAGGATTGTAAAATCCAGGAAAGCTGCAAAATTGATTGAAGAAAGGAAGAAGCAACTAGAGTTACAGGCAGAAGAGGTAATGAAAGAAACCGGTAGAGTACCTGCTGAATTGACTCCAGAGCAACAAATGATAAAAGAAATTGGAGAACTTGTTGATTCTAAACCGGAAGAAGTTGCAGATATTATTAAGATATGGCTTAGAAGTCAGTAG
- a CDS encoding lytic transglycosylase domain-containing protein: MKPGTHFEYNANHLGEMGFEIYTVYKYPLMDSNKLLESVWSQPRSLIGGQMAVESSYYTHAISSSQAMGLLQLKNTTATDVYVYNLFDPYDNLKGALEYHGYLRRLFNDEKLQLVAYHDGPTAVMAGVISPGGEAYYQKVKKAQESYKNTKIYSPYFLKGGIYFDKNRVLTTDLAGGIAYRKLELYGDVSLGINTNQLIDSNTNFLDFGFDYSLLYAPRTYFAFGFSGDPLPSNLIFRIGFPWQNFILTVFDNPQIIYKHQLTKNFATRISLSTDKLLLSGYYTISNLDLFVGYEIFDKSINVGFRIR; the protein is encoded by the coding sequence ATGAAGCCAGGTACGCATTTTGAATATAATGCAAACCACCTAGGAGAAATGGGGTTTGAAATATATACTGTTTATAAATACCCTCTAATGGATTCAAATAAACTGCTTGAGTCTGTTTGGTCACAACCAAGGTCTTTGATTGGTGGACAGATGGCAGTAGAGTCTAGTTATTACACTCATGCAATTTCTTCATCACAAGCTATGGGATTGTTGCAATTAAAAAATACTACTGCAACAGATGTTTATGTTTACAACTTATTTGATCCATATGATAACTTAAAAGGTGCTTTAGAGTATCATGGATATCTTAGAAGGTTGTTTAATGATGAAAAATTGCAATTGGTAGCTTACCATGACGGACCTACAGCTGTTATGGCTGGGGTTATTTCGCCTGGTGGAGAAGCCTATTATCAAAAAGTAAAAAAGGCTCAAGAATCTTATAAAAATACCAAAATATATTCTCCTTATTTTTTAAAAGGCGGTATTTATTTTGATAAGAATCGTGTTTTAACCACTGATTTGGCAGGAGGTATTGCTTATCGTAAACTTGAACTATATGGAGATGTATCATTAGGTATAAATACAAATCAATTAATTGATTCAAACACTAATTTTTTAGATTTTGGTTTTGATTATTCTTTACTTTATGCGCCAAGGACCTATTTTGCCTTTGGGTTTTCAGGGGACCCATTACCTAGTAACTTGATTTTTAGAATAGGATTTCCTTGGCAAAATTTTATTTTGACTGTGTTTGATAATCCACAGATAATATACAAACATCAGTTGACAAAAAACTTTGCTACAAGAATCTCTTTAAGTACTGATAAGCTACTCCTTTCCGGATATTATACTATTTCAAACTTAGATTTATTTGTGGGTTATGAGATTTTTGATAAAAGTATAAATGTTGGATTTAGAATAAGATAG
- the hpt gene encoding hypoxanthine phosphoribosyltransferase: MAIHVLIEEDKIQKKVREIGKNITDYYKDKTDEIIAVCVLKGSVNYFSDLVKNIDLDVIYNFIQVSSYSGEITTGVVKVKSWLDEPLENKHVLIVEDIIDTGNTLKYIIKYLQRQNPLSIEVTSIVVKKAHEHGIDVKFPGFSIEDKFVVGYGLDYEEKYRNLPYIGYII; this comes from the coding sequence ATGGCAATTCATGTACTAATTGAAGAAGATAAGATTCAGAAAAAGGTTAGAGAAATTGGAAAAAATATCACAGATTATTATAAAGATAAAACAGATGAAATTATTGCTGTTTGTGTTTTGAAAGGTTCTGTAAATTATTTTAGTGATTTAGTTAAAAATATAGATTTAGATGTAATTTATAACTTTATTCAAGTTTCTAGTTATTCTGGAGAGATTACTACTGGTGTAGTTAAAGTAAAAAGTTGGTTGGATGAGCCTTTAGAAAATAAACATGTTTTGATTGTAGAAGATATTATAGACACCGGAAATACTTTGAAATATATTATTAAATATCTTCAGAGGCAGAATCCGCTTTCAATCGAAGTTACTTCCATTGTTGTAAAAAAAGCGCATGAACATGGTATTGATGTTAAATTTCCAGGTTTTTCTATTGAAGATAAATTTGTTGTTGGTTATGGTTTGGATTATGAAGAAAAATATAGAAATCTTCCATATATTGGCTATATTATCTGA
- a CDS encoding thiamine diphosphokinase, producing the protein MSGAERRSSLDFYKKEIHKASLTIACDSGIEIYRELNIPPNYLIGDLDSANPKDIQWAHENKTTIITYPREKDEIDTELALMYVKEKNEKDVVISCVFGNRIDQEIASIYLLAEYIELNPVILEENVKVGIVNKEKIEEAIPGETWSIIRIGEPVEGLTLEGFKYPLTNENINNFKSLGISNQAIQNQVKITVNKGKVIYIRWINLQW; encoded by the coding sequence ATATCAGGCGCTGAAAGAAGAAGTTCTTTAGATTTTTACAAAAAAGAAATCCATAAAGCATCATTAACAATAGCATGTGACTCTGGAATAGAAATATATAGAGAGTTGAATATCCCTCCAAATTATCTGATAGGAGATCTGGACTCAGCAAATCCAAAAGACATACAATGGGCTCATGAAAACAAAACAACAATTATAACTTATCCAAGAGAAAAAGATGAAATTGATACTGAATTAGCCTTAATGTATGTAAAAGAAAAAAACGAAAAAGATGTAGTCATCTCATGCGTATTTGGAAACAGAATAGATCAAGAAATTGCATCTATATACCTTTTAGCAGAATACATCGAACTAAATCCAGTAATACTTGAAGAAAATGTAAAAGTTGGAATTGTTAATAAAGAAAAAATTGAAGAAGCAATACCAGGTGAAACATGGTCTATAATAAGAATAGGAGAACCTGTTGAAGGATTAACTTTAGAAGGATTTAAATATCCCCTAACTAATGAAAATATTAATAATTTCAAGTCTTTAGGAATAAGCAATCAAGCAATCCAAAATCAAGTAAAAATTACAGTAAATAAAGGAAAAGTTATATATATTAGGTGGATTAATTTACAATGGTAA
- a CDS encoding biotin--[acetyl-CoA-carboxylase] ligase, which produces MIGDNIIVLDKVPSTNKFLKDNWQKFPSETVVWALEQTEAYGRKKDKWYAPFGGLWFSVLFKPRKRPLIPYYYVRMYSLAVVDLLKRRYNLEAIIKWPNDILVDEKKICGILGESIYSGDKPSCVIVGVGMNVNNDLTEDLSSSAVSLKQLIGKEATLNKILREINHIAYHSYYLKYFKPKTISNLTKIWINNLNIKKGDKIRLKTLSGKIVIGELVDIKSDYLKILDDKGEIKEYNSGEISVII; this is translated from the coding sequence ATGATAGGTGATAATATTATTGTTTTAGATAAGGTTCCTTCTACTAATAAATTTTTAAAAGACAATTGGCAAAAATTTCCTTCCGAAACAGTTGTATGGGCGCTTGAACAGACTGAAGCATACGGTAGAAAGAAGGATAAATGGTATGCACCTTTTGGAGGATTATGGTTTTCTGTCTTATTTAAACCTCGTAAGAGACCTTTGATTCCTTATTATTATGTTAGAATGTATTCTTTAGCTGTAGTAGATTTGTTAAAAAGAAGATACAATCTCGAAGCAATTATTAAATGGCCAAATGATATCTTAGTAGATGAGAAAAAAATCTGTGGTATTTTAGGAGAAAGTATCTACAGTGGAGATAAACCAAGTTGTGTTATTGTTGGTGTCGGTATGAATGTAAATAATGATCTTACTGAAGATTTATCATCTTCTGCTGTTTCTTTAAAACAATTAATTGGAAAGGAAGCTACTCTAAATAAAATCCTTAGGGAAATAAATCATATTGCTTATCATTCATATTATTTAAAATATTTTAAGCCTAAAACTATTTCAAACTTAACGAAAATTTGGATTAATAATTTAAATATTAAAAAAGGTGATAAAATTAGATTAAAAACGTTGTCTGGTAAAATTGTGATTGGAGAGTTAGTAGATATTAAATCAGATTATCTAAAAATTCTAGATGATAAAGGCGAAATAAAAGAATACAATTCCGGGGAAATTAGTGTTATAATTTAA
- a CDS encoding bifunctional ADP-dependent NAD(P)H-hydrate dehydratase/NAD(P)H-hydrate epimerase, with amino-acid sequence MKVITSSEAKKLDEATILKGISEETLMEQAAFAVADVAETFYPFSILTVVGKGNNGGDGIAAARILKNRGYNVELLIVGDPSEGSEGFKKQLEIANKYDITTYKYGEEPIDYLYYDLILDGLIGLGLKGTIKGQMKEVIEKINESSAKIISIDIPSGIDSDTGEIKGVAVKADQTVTFGALKFGHLLNPGKEYCGQIKVAPLSFDIQYLNSLNRDLIDKKICSTLLPKRPEDSHKYTFGTVLILAGSSKYPGAPILSAIGAQRSGAGLVKLITPGDSSQILSIEPSIIYRSLKKDYFEEKDISTVRPDIEKANVILMGPGMTEKAIDFVLKVIENYLDSKLILLDADAIVTLRENVKLNKNCVITPHVGEFQKIYKNLKNDIFSLEDVAKKINTNIVFKSSTTIITDGVKTFFNVEGNTSMAKGGSGDLLSGVIASFMAQGLTPLEASILGTYIVYKTARDLSIDHTSYYVTPILIANNMYKTFAEIKKL; translated from the coding sequence ATGAAAGTAATTACTTCTTCAGAAGCAAAAAAATTAGATGAAGCGACTATATTGAAAGGAATATCTGAAGAAACACTCATGGAACAAGCCGCATTTGCTGTAGCTGATGTAGCTGAAACATTTTATCCATTTTCCATTTTAACCGTAGTTGGAAAAGGTAACAATGGTGGAGACGGAATTGCTGCTGCAAGAATTCTAAAAAATCGGGGATACAATGTTGAACTTTTAATTGTAGGAGATCCTTCCGAAGGAAGTGAAGGCTTTAAAAAACAACTAGAAATAGCAAACAAGTATGACATAACAACCTATAAATATGGAGAAGAACCCATTGATTATCTATATTATGATCTTATCCTTGATGGACTAATAGGTCTAGGACTAAAAGGAACAATTAAAGGACAAATGAAAGAAGTAATAGAAAAAATTAATGAATCAAGTGCAAAAATTATATCAATTGACATTCCTTCAGGAATAGATTCTGACACAGGAGAAATAAAAGGGGTTGCAGTAAAAGCAGATCAAACAGTTACCTTTGGAGCTCTAAAATTTGGACATCTGCTAAATCCTGGAAAAGAATATTGCGGTCAAATAAAAGTTGCACCACTTTCCTTTGATATTCAATATCTAAATAGTTTAAACAGAGATTTAATTGACAAAAAAATTTGCAGTACATTACTTCCTAAAAGACCCGAAGATTCGCATAAATATACATTTGGAACGGTTTTAATACTAGCTGGTAGCTCCAAATATCCTGGTGCCCCTATTCTAAGCGCAATAGGTGCACAAAGAAGTGGAGCAGGTTTAGTGAAATTAATAACACCTGGTGACTCCTCTCAAATTTTATCTATTGAACCTTCTATTATCTACAGATCGCTTAAAAAAGATTATTTTGAAGAAAAAGATATATCAACTGTTAGACCAGATATTGAAAAAGCTAACGTTATACTTATGGGACCAGGCATGACCGAAAAAGCTATTGATTTTGTTTTAAAAGTAATAGAAAATTATCTAGACTCAAAGCTTATTTTACTAGATGCAGATGCTATAGTCACTCTAAGAGAAAATGTAAAACTAAATAAAAATTGTGTAATAACACCACACGTAGGCGAGTTCCAAAAGATATATAAAAATCTAAAGAATGATATATTTTCATTAGAAGACGTTGCAAAAAAAATAAACACCAATATAGTTTTTAAATCATCAACTACTATAATTACAGATGGAGTCAAAACTTTTTTTAATGTTGAAGGAAACACAAGCATGGCAAAAGGCGGTTCTGGTGACCTATTATCAGGAGTAATAGCGTCATTCATGGCTCAAGGATTAACCCCTCTAGAGGCCTCTATCCTCGGAACATATATCGTATACAAAACTGCCCGAGACTTATCAATCGACCATACAAGTTACTATGTAACACCCATTCTTATAGCTAACAATATGTACAAAACATTTGCAGAAATAAAAAAATTATAA